From Nitrospirota bacterium:
CGGCCGGAGGATCTCGACCTTTTCAAGCGATCCGGTCCGGGTCAAGGTGGAGCGGATCACGTTCGCAAGCTACCAGGCGCGGGAAATCGCCGGGCCGCTCAGCCTCACCTGCGACGTCGCATTGCCGGCGTAGAAATTTCAACGTCAATCGAGTATAGTGACTGATCGGTGCTCACGCCCGCGCGCTCGGCGGGACGCCGGTGACGAACAATGTCAGTGAGTTTTAAGCAGATAAGGAGCCAGAAGGTCATTGATTGGAGCGTTCAGGAAAGACCCTGATGACTTTTAAAGGAGTTGAAATAGGGTACGCTCTGAGGAGTTGTTGAAGCTGCGGCATGCATGCTCGGAAAGTCGGGAGGGAGTAACCATGGAGGAGCCAGAGAAAAAGCCGTTATCCGGAAAGCTCGTCGTGTTTCTCTTCGGGGAGACCACCCTGAATCTCGAAGCTTCCGAGATCGTCGACATTAAGACCGTGAAGAGCGCCCCGCGCTATCCAGATGTCATCCCCAAACAGAAGATCATCAAAGTTGAAAAACGCGTCTGTGACGACATCGAGGTCGGTTTTGTCGTCAAGGCATATTTGCCGGACGTCGTTGTCGTCGAAGCCTCGCTGGACATGGACGACATCCTGTCGAACAGCACCCTGGATTTCAAGCGCCGGCTCATCAACGAATGCAGAAGCGTCCTGGGAGAGTTCGGCTGCGACCCGTTGTTCGACGAAGAGTACAGCGTCTATTGCATCTCGGGCTACAGCGGCGACCCGGAGGTGTATTTATCCCTGTACGGGGACAGGCTCGCGGCCTTCCTCAAGAACGAAACGATCGAGCTCGACGAGGAAGAGGTGAGGGCCACGCTGTCGACGAACCTGAAGTACGGCAAGGACGACATCACGATCGTGGATTGGGACGGAGCGTTCATTTTCGATTCCGCCGGCGATTTCGACAGCAACATCGAGCTGTTCGAGATCGCGAACCTGCAGCTGCTGAAATCGAGGATCCTCGACTACGATCTCGATGAACGGCTTGAAAAGACCCTCCGCATGGTGACGACGTCAAAGAAGCTCCCGGTTATCCGCTCCACCGAGGTGAGGAGGGTGGTGCGCGAGATCATCGAGATCCGCACGCTTTCCATTCTCGAATCCGAGGCAGTGGAGCGCAACATCAAGCTGATCGGGGACTGGTATTCCGCGAAGCTCTATTCACTCATCTCCAGGAAATTTCATTTGGAGAGCTGGAAGGCCGAGATCAAGGAAAAACTCGATACGCTCGAGGATGTCTATACCATGGCAACGGAGAACTTCAGCGTATCCTACCGGTCCACGATTGAGTTCGTCATCCTCGGCGGGTGGTTCGTACTGCTGGTCCTCTACGTTGGGGAATTCCTGCTGACAAAAAAATGATGCAGGAAGCGGCTCCCCTTGAAAGCGGACCCGGGGCTGAAATTGCGGTTACCCCTCGAGGGCTGTCCGGCCCTGGCCAAGGCTTCTCCCCGTCGGTCTTGCCATTGATCCGTTTCGATCACTCCGTCTCGCAGGGCGGGACGCGCTCCTTCAGGCCCTTGAGCCGGGCGGGCAGCAGCTCGGACTTGATCGCGTAGTCGTCCTTTGCGTGCGCGTCCTTCTTTTTCATCAGGAGCCATTCCTTGCCCGTGCCTTTCGGCAGCCCCTTCATCTGCGCGAGCGCGAAGGCACCCTTCAGCTTTTTTCCTTTCAGTTCGAAACTGAGCTTCCCGCCCGCGAGCGCCGCGGCGGGGTCATCGGTCTCGAGCGGGATGAACTCCCCGGCGTCCCAGACGAGCACGGGCCCGGCGCCGTAGGTGCCCGCCGGGATGATCCCTTCAAAGTCGATGTACTCGAGCACATGATCCGGCACCATGACCGCGAGCCTCTTGTCTGACGGGCTCATCGAGGGCCCCTTGGGTATTGCCCAGGACTTGAGCACACCGTTGATCTCCAGCCGGAAGTCATAATGCAGCCTCGAGGCTTTATGTTCATGGACCACGAAGCGGAGCGTTTTCTGCGCCATGGCGCCTCCTGTTTGCCTGAAAAATCTTGACAAAGAGTGCGGCAATCTATAATATTCTATTTCCACACACTTTTTCTCGCTGGCCATGCCCTGTTCGCATGATTTTAGTATACCGCACGTGAGGTTGCTTCGCCCATGATCAAGCTCTACAACACGCTCTCGGGGAAAAAGGAAGAATTCGTTCCGATCGTCGATGGCAAGGTCGCCATGTATGCCTGCGGCGTGACGGTGTACGACTATTCGCACCTCGGCCACGCGCGGGGCGCGGTCATTTTCGACCTGGTGCAGCGGTATTTCCGGCGCAAGGGGTTCGATGTGAAATACGTGCGCAATTTCACGGACATCGACGACAAGATCATCAACCGCGCGAAGGAAGAGGGCGTCTCCGCCGCCGATATCGCGAAGAAGTACATCGACGCCTACCAGGAGGACATGAAGCGGCTGGGCGTGGGCAGGGCCGATGTGGAGCCGAAGGCTACGGAGCACATCAGGGAGATGATCGAGGTCGTTGAGGGCCTGGTCCGGAAGGGGCATGCCTACGTCGTCGACGGCGACGTGTACTTCCGGGTGACCAGCTTCCCGGAGTACGGCAAGCTCTCGAAGCGGAATATCGAGGACCTGAAGGCGGGGGCGCGCGTCGAGATCGACGAGCGCAAGGCCGATCCACTCGACTTCGCGCTCTGGAAGTCGTCCAAACCCGGCGAGCCGGCCTGGGACAGCCCGTGGGGGCCCGGGAGGCCCGGCTGGCACATCGAATGCTCGGCCATGGGCTTCAAGCTCCTCGGAGAGACCTTCGACATCCACGCGGGCGGCAAGGACCTGATCTTCCCGCACCACGAGAACGAGATCGCCCAGAGCGAGGCCTTCT
This genomic window contains:
- a CDS encoding DNA polymerase ligase N-terminal domain-containing protein; amino-acid sequence: MAQKTLRFVVHEHKASRLHYDFRLEINGVLKSWAIPKGPSMSPSDKRLAVMVPDHVLEYIDFEGIIPAGTYGAGPVLVWDAGEFIPLETDDPAAALAGGKLSFELKGKKLKGAFALAQMKGLPKGTGKEWLLMKKKDAHAKDDYAIKSELLPARLKGLKERVPPCETE